A region from the Arthrobacter gengyunqii genome encodes:
- the pglW gene encoding BREX system serine/threonine kinase PglW, with product MEQNRWVEVSPSQFAHETEGLHYLKAKLPDTSPYRVWSNFEFRDERGGWHEVDALLLGRGALHLLELKYYSGRLTGNDTQWLRAGKRAEASPLLLARRKAQYLASKLKTASLDWGREKGVTVDPKAIVPFVNQAVFLHHPGFSSELPASSALGLYGLDENENTSHLPGISTLINEPPRGAAIGQNQEILLVHLMERIGFVQRREREAGSWIIEDGALDEGPDWQDWRGYHKVAKEEPVRIRFQMTSPGAAQSQASRNYRIAEHEYRLMSRLSHDGLLRPRDLVDSELGVGLVYDHSDDMQRLDLWMAEQTNGLPLEDRLSMIRQLSEALDYAHRNQVVHRGLSPKAVWVKMSHGQPKVLIGGWQSAGLASQEAASRLGGAGVTSLFDAAQHNPNAADAWLTEAFEAPEGRWRPESADRIKADLFSLGALAYYILTGKAPSVSSSALKERLRTQHGLDLSLDLPEVSASIRSAVLDATRPAPGQRLDAVSKFVDEIFSSPQTQQIPDEDVDAVDAVPGAVLAHGRFKVLRRLGKGSTAVGLLVEDANDGGTQRVLKVALDAKAAQRLHDEAAVLRALTGSRLVRILEGPLMVGDRSALLLESAGEETLSELLRSRKRLSLDLLERFGRDLLESLVQLDKAGIDHRDIKPGNLGVRAERSGKHLVLFDFSLSRAAASDVTAGTPPYLDPFLGGVRSRFDSAAERYSAAVVLFEMASGHSPYYGDPLADPASVTDEVTIAPGDFDPAVSSRLETFFRTALARDAKQRHDTATEMLEQWRLVFPTDVTTAPANADELVAAATVATLLERSGLSARALSAVEPLGVATVGELLAVDPVRLTNLSGVAQSTRREVSLRAKTWRQKFGESTPRATAGGALLPSVMALAEMLIETAGTRKAVQQRSAAELLLGVNGTIDAFATQAKLGAHLPNRTSAARANQIVTKLQNTWAENPHTLNALTTLSQRISDRLEALGNVASVSELASEILAITTVESEHTEKNERIARGLLRLVIDRGRALRRADADDDGALEIRRREGIVVAVAKETALLDAAERLGREADALLQETPMEPAIVPAERARQRLTAVLETAGIESPQLRDVLRLTKLSAGLSHDAAASGTGELHPRSLSQPDALRLALSGVSGPQRLSAREIADRVRVRFPAVPPLPAAGRLAELLREAQLDLVQDPTSGTYGVPTRFETGSGSSSRLSTATHTGSVVSSGSALDSRLRESATLRSFLALGARADRCEALARRLETEFNARRVDVTALLLDELKKLTQQDRFPSWDVLVQADAQTDDQRATRGLAALVGMALPAVEAAITDAASNSADGRLRPVLIVEAAPLVRYGHGDLIRRWSDLATPRGQAVWIVLPQFGANQGPLLDGFSVQSSPNQFIRVDPTWIDAAAETDTTAAQGATA from the coding sequence GTGGAGCAGAACCGCTGGGTAGAAGTCAGCCCGTCTCAATTCGCACATGAGACCGAAGGCCTGCACTACCTAAAAGCCAAGCTTCCCGACACCAGCCCGTACCGGGTATGGAGCAACTTTGAGTTCCGCGATGAGCGCGGAGGCTGGCATGAAGTTGACGCCCTCCTGCTTGGCCGCGGTGCGCTTCACCTCCTTGAGCTGAAGTACTACTCCGGACGACTCACGGGTAACGACACGCAATGGCTGCGTGCCGGCAAACGAGCCGAGGCTTCCCCGCTTCTGCTGGCCAGGCGGAAAGCACAGTACCTAGCATCAAAGCTCAAGACCGCATCGCTCGACTGGGGCCGCGAAAAAGGCGTGACGGTCGATCCAAAGGCGATCGTTCCCTTCGTTAATCAGGCTGTCTTCCTCCATCACCCGGGGTTCAGCAGCGAGCTCCCGGCATCGTCCGCTCTCGGCCTTTACGGGCTGGATGAAAACGAAAACACCAGCCACCTCCCCGGTATCAGCACGCTGATCAACGAACCTCCGCGCGGTGCAGCCATCGGTCAGAACCAGGAGATACTCCTGGTTCACCTGATGGAGCGCATCGGATTTGTGCAGCGCCGCGAACGCGAAGCCGGGTCCTGGATCATTGAGGACGGCGCCCTGGACGAAGGACCCGATTGGCAGGACTGGCGCGGCTACCACAAGGTTGCGAAAGAGGAACCGGTCCGTATCCGCTTCCAGATGACCAGTCCGGGTGCTGCCCAGTCACAGGCGAGCCGAAACTACCGCATCGCCGAGCATGAATACAGGCTCATGAGCCGACTCTCCCATGACGGCTTGCTCCGTCCCCGAGACCTGGTGGACTCAGAACTCGGCGTCGGGCTCGTGTATGACCACTCCGACGATATGCAGCGGCTGGACCTTTGGATGGCCGAACAGACAAACGGTCTGCCCTTGGAGGACCGTTTGTCCATGATCCGCCAGCTATCCGAAGCCCTGGACTATGCGCACCGCAACCAGGTTGTCCACCGTGGCCTTAGCCCGAAAGCCGTCTGGGTCAAAATGAGCCACGGCCAGCCGAAGGTACTCATTGGTGGCTGGCAGAGCGCGGGGCTCGCCTCACAGGAAGCTGCGAGCAGGCTCGGCGGCGCCGGGGTTACGTCCCTGTTCGACGCCGCGCAACACAACCCGAACGCTGCTGATGCCTGGCTAACTGAAGCCTTCGAGGCGCCCGAAGGGCGTTGGCGTCCGGAATCAGCTGACCGGATCAAAGCCGACCTATTCTCGCTCGGCGCGTTGGCCTACTACATTCTTACCGGCAAGGCACCGTCCGTCTCGTCCTCTGCTCTGAAGGAGCGGCTCCGGACCCAGCACGGGCTGGATTTGTCGCTCGACCTCCCGGAGGTCTCAGCCAGCATCCGCAGCGCTGTACTCGATGCCACCCGGCCGGCTCCCGGCCAGCGGCTGGACGCGGTCAGCAAATTCGTCGACGAGATCTTTTCTTCACCGCAGACCCAACAGATTCCCGATGAGGACGTTGACGCCGTCGACGCCGTCCCCGGCGCAGTACTGGCCCACGGACGCTTCAAAGTCCTCCGCCGTCTGGGCAAGGGTTCCACTGCCGTCGGTCTGCTCGTTGAAGACGCGAACGACGGCGGCACCCAGCGTGTCCTTAAAGTGGCACTGGATGCCAAAGCCGCACAGCGGCTCCACGACGAAGCCGCAGTGCTCCGCGCGCTCACCGGCTCCCGGCTGGTCCGGATCTTGGAAGGCCCGCTCATGGTGGGGGACCGCAGCGCCCTCCTGCTTGAGAGCGCCGGTGAGGAAACGCTCAGCGAACTGCTTCGCAGCCGCAAACGTCTCTCCCTCGATCTGCTGGAGCGGTTCGGACGCGATCTGCTGGAGTCGCTGGTGCAGCTGGACAAGGCAGGCATCGATCACCGCGACATCAAGCCTGGCAACTTGGGCGTGCGCGCGGAACGAAGCGGAAAGCACCTTGTCCTGTTCGACTTTTCCCTTTCCCGCGCCGCTGCATCGGATGTGACAGCGGGAACTCCGCCGTACCTCGACCCATTCCTAGGCGGAGTGCGCAGCAGGTTTGATTCCGCTGCTGAGCGATACTCTGCGGCGGTAGTCCTGTTCGAAATGGCGTCGGGGCACAGCCCGTACTACGGGGATCCGCTCGCTGACCCTGCCTCAGTCACCGACGAGGTCACCATCGCTCCCGGCGACTTCGATCCTGCTGTCTCGTCCCGCCTCGAGACATTCTTCCGTACCGCATTGGCAAGGGACGCGAAGCAGCGCCACGACACCGCCACCGAGATGCTGGAGCAATGGCGATTGGTCTTCCCGACCGATGTCACCACCGCTCCAGCCAACGCTGACGAGCTGGTAGCAGCCGCTACCGTAGCCACTCTCTTGGAGCGGTCAGGTTTGTCCGCCCGAGCACTATCGGCCGTTGAACCGCTGGGCGTCGCCACAGTAGGCGAACTTCTGGCGGTTGATCCTGTCCGACTCACGAACCTCAGCGGCGTAGCACAGTCAACCCGGCGTGAAGTCTCCCTCAGAGCCAAGACATGGCGCCAGAAGTTCGGTGAATCCACTCCGCGCGCAACAGCTGGCGGCGCCCTTCTTCCTTCCGTCATGGCGCTCGCTGAGATGCTGATTGAAACCGCGGGAACCCGCAAGGCGGTTCAGCAGCGCTCTGCAGCAGAACTGCTTCTGGGCGTAAACGGGACGATTGATGCTTTTGCCACCCAGGCGAAACTCGGAGCGCACCTTCCCAATCGGACTAGCGCCGCCCGCGCGAATCAAATCGTCACCAAACTCCAGAACACATGGGCTGAGAATCCCCACACGCTGAACGCTCTCACCACCCTGTCGCAGAGGATCTCCGACCGGCTCGAGGCTCTTGGAAACGTTGCGAGCGTCTCCGAACTGGCGTCCGAAATCCTGGCGATTACAACGGTGGAATCAGAACACACGGAGAAAAACGAGCGGATCGCCCGGGGCCTGCTCCGCCTCGTGATTGACCGCGGTCGGGCACTGCGGCGCGCGGATGCCGACGACGACGGCGCACTGGAGATTCGTCGGCGCGAGGGCATCGTGGTCGCAGTTGCTAAGGAAACTGCCCTGCTTGATGCCGCCGAGCGGCTCGGCCGTGAAGCTGATGCATTGCTGCAGGAAACCCCCATGGAACCCGCTATTGTCCCGGCCGAGCGGGCACGCCAGCGACTCACCGCTGTCCTCGAAACGGCGGGGATTGAATCCCCGCAGCTTCGCGACGTGCTCCGCCTCACGAAGCTGTCCGCGGGCCTGTCCCATGATGCAGCGGCGTCGGGCACCGGCGAGCTGCATCCCCGCTCCCTCTCTCAGCCGGATGCGCTGCGTCTTGCCCTCAGCGGGGTCTCCGGTCCGCAGCGGCTCTCCGCACGGGAAATAGCGGACCGTGTCCGGGTCCGCTTCCCTGCGGTGCCGCCCCTGCCCGCCGCCGGCAGGTTGGCTGAACTTCTGCGCGAAGCTCAACTCGATCTCGTGCAGGACCCCACCTCAGGAACATACGGTGTGCCTACACGCTTCGAAACCGGATCGGGCTCCTCATCCCGGCTCTCGACTGCAACCCACACCGGTTCGGTTGTCAGCAGTGGTTCCGCTTTGGATTCTCGCCTCCGGGAAAGCGCAACTCTCCGGTCCTTCCTGGCGTTGGGCGCCCGGGCTGACAGGTGTGAAGCGTTGGCCCGCCGGCTGGAAACCGAGTTCAATGCCCGCCGGGTGGACGTCACGGCACTGCTGTTGGACGAGTTGAAGAAGCTTACGCAGCAGGACCGTTTCCCGTCCTGGGACGTTCTGGTGCAGGCGGACGCGCAGACGGATGACCAACGCGCAACCCGTGGCCTGGCTGCTCTGGTCGGCATGGCACTCCCTGCCGTAGAGGCAGCGATTACGGATGCCGCGAGCAACAGTGCCGACGGCAGGCTCCGTCCTGTTCTGATTGTGGAAGCTGCTCCCTTGGTCCGGTACGGCCATGGAGACCTCATCCGGCGGTGGAGCGACCTCGCCACGCCACGGGGCCAGGCCGTATGGATTGTGCTGCCGCAATTCGGCGCCAACCAGGGTCCGTTGCTGGACGGTTTTTCCGTTCAGTCTTCCCCCAACCAGTTCATCCGCGTTGACCCCACATGGATTGACGCCGCTGCTGAAACCGACACCACCGCCGCTCAAGGAGCAACCGCATGA
- a CDS encoding GIY-YIG nuclease family protein, giving the protein MSIGKSVRLFLADGTPGGLLTAEIMNWTGHVVAAPRSDLGALLKRPEASRTGIYILLGDDPDSMGGSLAYIGEGDDVSRRLYQHSRPEEQGGKDFWERAIILTSKDANLTKAHARYLESRLITLAQQANRARLTNGTAPVPLPLPEADISDMEYFIAQVKIALPVLGVNLFRNTTVTTASSNAADPLPPVQSLVSPLFEMRLARHGIVATAQEVDGEFTVLKASLARASWVGVEDGYGRLRDKLVQDGTLVPTQDGKLAVFARDQVFASPSAASAIVSGRNSNGRMEWKVQSTGLTYGAWQNQEIELTRGAK; this is encoded by the coding sequence ATGAGTATCGGAAAATCCGTCCGCTTGTTTCTCGCGGACGGCACCCCTGGTGGCTTGTTGACTGCCGAAATTATGAATTGGACGGGGCATGTCGTCGCGGCTCCGCGGTCGGATCTCGGAGCGCTCCTCAAACGGCCGGAGGCCAGCCGGACAGGCATCTACATTTTGCTTGGTGATGATCCTGACAGCATGGGCGGTTCCTTGGCCTACATTGGCGAAGGTGACGACGTCAGCAGGCGGCTTTATCAGCATTCCCGACCGGAAGAGCAGGGCGGCAAGGATTTTTGGGAACGTGCGATCATCCTCACGAGCAAGGATGCCAACCTGACCAAGGCACACGCCCGCTATCTTGAGTCTCGTCTGATCACTCTGGCGCAGCAGGCCAACCGGGCCCGCCTCACGAATGGCACTGCGCCAGTGCCATTGCCTCTGCCGGAGGCGGACATCTCGGACATGGAGTACTTCATTGCCCAAGTCAAGATCGCGCTGCCCGTGCTCGGGGTTAATTTGTTCCGTAACACAACGGTCACCACAGCATCTTCGAATGCTGCCGATCCCCTGCCTCCGGTTCAGTCGCTTGTCTCCCCGCTGTTCGAAATGCGCCTTGCCAGGCATGGCATTGTTGCGACCGCTCAGGAAGTCGATGGCGAGTTCACGGTGCTGAAAGCATCGCTCGCGAGGGCCTCGTGGGTCGGGGTAGAGGACGGTTACGGGAGGCTGCGGGACAAGCTGGTTCAGGACGGCACCTTGGTCCCGACCCAAGACGGCAAATTGGCGGTCTTCGCCCGCGACCAAGTGTTTGCCTCCCCCTCGGCGGCATCGGCGATCGTGTCCGGGCGGAATTCGAACGGCCGTATGGAGTGGAAGGTCCAGTCGACCGGTTTGACCTATGGAGCTTGGCAGAACCAGGAAATAGAGCTCACCCGCGGCGCGAAGTGA
- a CDS encoding helicase-related protein: MAFDPLPALNSLRGFQRRTVDHVFNRLYHDTQPADRFLVADETGLGKSMVARGVIAKVIAELDQPDSGVERIDVVYVCSNADLAKQNLARLNVTGQPDIIESGRLTLLPGQLDLLQGEPAEGMNKRVNFISLTPGTSFKVTHATGQIPERAVLFALLEQLDVITAENRDHAVELLRATAGAGSFEWHLGRAKARNPGGFVPRIANEFSDLATQSGNLQALKRELFNDTADWDDQRKTMNGIIGGLRSDLARAGLNCLEPDLIILDEFQRFRDLLRPPAVDDQIDEANELARQFLEYDGAKLLLLSATPYKAHTTAGDVDGDDHSSDFLQLLDFLSRGEDGYLSALTADFETRRRQLTGQSVEEDVTDRIEESLLRFMSRTERPQLGGDDMLEVINMAPTKVKPGDLTSYRSLAEVSRATKSGNVLEYWKSIPYFAHFLSGYKIGRVTAQHSETLRPLLSSLATIDADKYRRYKPLDTDSAKFRAVRDHTVGEGWWRLLWIPPSLPYVEPSGPYTGHSAVTKQLVFTSWNAAPTALTTLLSYEAEREILEGSEHGENSPEARRRFRGRFRYAVKDGEPQRMSTLALFVPHVALSAAGDPLSAARSSGGRVTGEELREYAAATGQTITGPAVGDAGRLGSWASYFSVPGALPDRWAETGAAAQGFRDTADVIVRFSGAEDAAESSKNDDGGREDTAYLQHVERMLDIATAGFLGWDADVADLTANSPANCMYRSLQRIAPAGMEQSDIFRAALIGVSGLRSLFNRLDVAELLGQLYPEGEPWQRVLRYCEAGNLQSLLDEYVFQLRSQQPPGELTSAQLMLLANDIRGALTLRPAPMQAKYPDGSHDDLRMGVRFAVRYSNSRSEDGDSARMPEVRRSFNSPFWPFVLASTSVGQEGIDFHWWSHSVMHWNVPSNPVDFEQREGRVHRYLGHAVRKNVAQEHGVAVFTSRATSPWATVFDAAAASISAAPDNAATEFSPHWIHPGANKVERRLLDHPLSRDVARTKQMLSGLATYRLALGQARQDDLLGLIPDNSEVRALNLRPRAVTAEST; the protein is encoded by the coding sequence GCATGGTTGCCCGCGGGGTCATTGCCAAGGTCATCGCTGAACTGGACCAGCCCGACTCGGGCGTCGAACGCATCGACGTCGTCTACGTCTGTTCCAATGCTGATCTGGCCAAACAGAACTTGGCTCGCCTGAACGTCACCGGCCAGCCGGACATTATCGAATCCGGACGGCTGACCCTGCTCCCCGGACAACTGGATCTGCTGCAGGGTGAGCCAGCCGAAGGCATGAACAAACGGGTCAACTTCATCTCACTGACGCCGGGCACCTCGTTCAAAGTCACCCATGCCACCGGACAGATTCCGGAACGGGCCGTCCTCTTCGCACTCCTGGAACAACTCGATGTCATCACGGCGGAGAACCGTGACCATGCAGTGGAACTGCTCCGCGCTACCGCTGGGGCGGGCTCGTTTGAGTGGCATCTGGGACGCGCCAAGGCCAGGAACCCCGGCGGCTTCGTTCCCCGCATAGCAAATGAGTTTTCCGACCTTGCCACGCAGAGCGGAAATCTGCAGGCGCTGAAACGCGAGCTGTTCAACGACACAGCTGATTGGGACGATCAGCGGAAAACCATGAACGGCATTATTGGCGGTTTGCGCTCTGACTTGGCGCGGGCCGGTCTGAACTGTCTGGAACCGGATCTGATCATCCTGGACGAGTTTCAGCGCTTTCGGGATCTGCTCCGCCCGCCGGCGGTCGATGACCAGATCGACGAGGCCAATGAACTGGCCCGGCAATTCCTGGAGTACGACGGCGCGAAGCTGCTTTTGCTCTCCGCCACGCCTTACAAGGCACACACCACTGCGGGAGACGTCGACGGGGATGACCATTCCTCGGACTTCCTTCAGCTGCTGGATTTCCTGAGCCGCGGCGAAGACGGCTACTTGAGCGCTCTGACTGCCGACTTCGAAACGCGGCGCCGGCAACTGACCGGCCAATCCGTCGAAGAGGACGTGACTGACCGCATCGAAGAATCACTGCTTCGGTTCATGTCGCGGACCGAGAGGCCCCAGCTGGGCGGGGACGACATGCTTGAGGTCATCAACATGGCGCCGACCAAAGTGAAGCCCGGAGACCTTACGAGCTACCGCTCCCTCGCCGAAGTCTCACGGGCAACAAAATCGGGCAACGTGCTGGAGTACTGGAAATCCATCCCCTATTTCGCTCATTTCCTCAGCGGCTACAAAATCGGCCGTGTGACCGCACAGCACAGCGAAACTCTGCGGCCGCTGTTGTCCAGCTTGGCGACCATAGACGCTGACAAATACCGCCGCTACAAACCGCTGGACACCGACAGCGCAAAGTTCCGTGCTGTCCGGGATCACACTGTCGGCGAGGGCTGGTGGCGACTGCTGTGGATTCCGCCGTCGTTGCCATATGTGGAACCATCCGGACCCTACACCGGGCACTCGGCCGTGACCAAACAGCTAGTTTTCACCTCGTGGAACGCCGCTCCCACAGCGCTCACCACGCTGCTCTCCTATGAGGCGGAGCGGGAAATTCTCGAAGGGTCCGAACACGGTGAGAACTCTCCAGAGGCCCGGCGGAGATTCCGCGGCAGGTTCCGGTACGCGGTTAAGGACGGGGAGCCGCAGCGAATGTCGACGCTGGCATTGTTTGTACCCCACGTTGCTCTCAGCGCCGCGGGCGATCCCTTGTCCGCCGCACGGTCGTCCGGCGGCCGAGTGACGGGCGAGGAGCTCAGGGAATACGCCGCCGCGACAGGTCAGACAATCACCGGTCCGGCGGTTGGAGACGCGGGACGGCTGGGCTCCTGGGCTTCGTATTTCAGTGTTCCGGGTGCCCTGCCCGACCGCTGGGCTGAAACGGGTGCGGCCGCGCAGGGATTCCGAGACACAGCCGACGTCATCGTGCGGTTCTCCGGCGCAGAGGACGCTGCTGAGTCCAGCAAAAACGACGACGGCGGACGCGAAGACACCGCCTACCTCCAGCACGTTGAACGCATGCTCGACATCGCGACTGCGGGCTTCCTGGGATGGGATGCTGATGTGGCCGATTTGACGGCAAATTCTCCCGCCAACTGCATGTACCGCTCACTTCAGCGAATAGCTCCGGCTGGCATGGAGCAAAGCGATATCTTCCGGGCTGCCTTGATCGGTGTTTCGGGCCTCCGCTCACTCTTTAACCGTCTTGATGTGGCGGAACTCTTGGGCCAGCTGTATCCGGAGGGTGAACCATGGCAACGGGTGCTGCGGTATTGCGAGGCCGGAAATCTGCAGTCGCTGCTGGACGAGTATGTGTTCCAGCTGCGGAGCCAGCAGCCTCCCGGTGAACTGACCAGTGCCCAGCTCATGCTGCTGGCGAACGACATTCGGGGGGCACTCACTCTGCGCCCCGCACCCATGCAGGCGAAGTATCCGGATGGCTCGCATGACGATCTCCGGATGGGGGTTCGCTTCGCAGTTCGGTACAGCAACTCACGCTCCGAGGATGGCGACTCCGCCCGCATGCCCGAAGTCCGGCGGTCATTCAACAGTCCCTTCTGGCCGTTTGTTCTGGCGTCCACTTCGGTCGGCCAGGAAGGGATTGATTTCCATTGGTGGTCTCACTCAGTGATGCATTGGAATGTGCCGTCCAATCCGGTGGATTTTGAACAGCGGGAAGGGAGAGTGCACCGCTACCTCGGCCATGCAGTCAGGAAGAATGTCGCCCAGGAGCATGGGGTCGCGGTTTTCACGTCGCGGGCAACCAGCCCCTGGGCCACCGTGTTTGATGCTGCCGCCGCGTCAATTTCAGCCGCGCCGGACAATGCCGCCACGGAATTCTCTCCGCACTGGATCCACCCGGGTGCCAACAAGGTTGAGCGGCGGTTACTCGACCACCCACTGAGCCGGGATGTGGCGCGGACCAAGCAGATGCTGTCGGGTCTCGCAACCTACCGTCTCGCATTGGGTCAGGCACGGCAGGATGACTTGCTGGGATTGATCCCGGACAACAGCGAGGTTCGTGCACTGAATCTCAGGCCCCGTGCAGTGACCGCAGAGTCGACCTAA